One Rossellomorea aquimaris DNA window includes the following coding sequences:
- the murQ gene encoding N-acetylmuramic acid 6-phosphate etherase, with product MKDKFFELSTEKVNRNTLGIDTASTGEILRMMNDEDQKVATVVQEVIPQVEQVVDEVVKSISQGGRLIYIGAGTSGRLGVLDAVECPPTFSVSSDVVVGLIAGGEKAFVKAVEGAEDDEELGVSDLKEIGLTQADTVVGIAASGRTPYVIGGLRYARELGATTVALSCNTGSKISAEAKHAIEVDAGPEALTGSTRLKAGTAQKMVLNMISTAAMIKLGKAYGNLMVDVNISNYKLEQRAIGIIESITGADREMAAATLKKANNEVKPSIVMISLGCDYEEAKNRLEDANGYVRLAIEK from the coding sequence ATGAAAGATAAATTTTTTGAATTATCAACAGAGAAGGTAAACCGAAATACGCTTGGGATCGATACAGCGAGTACAGGTGAGATTCTTCGCATGATGAATGATGAGGATCAGAAGGTGGCTACGGTTGTTCAAGAGGTGATTCCTCAAGTGGAACAAGTGGTTGACGAGGTAGTGAAGTCCATCTCTCAAGGCGGGAGATTGATTTATATCGGTGCAGGTACAAGCGGCAGACTCGGTGTGCTTGACGCGGTGGAATGTCCCCCGACCTTTAGTGTCAGCAGTGACGTCGTAGTCGGATTGATTGCCGGCGGGGAGAAAGCATTCGTCAAAGCGGTTGAAGGCGCAGAGGACGATGAGGAGTTAGGTGTATCCGACCTGAAAGAAATCGGGCTGACGCAGGCGGACACGGTCGTCGGGATTGCAGCGAGCGGACGTACCCCGTATGTCATCGGTGGTCTAAGATATGCAAGGGAACTTGGTGCGACAACGGTTGCCCTGTCTTGTAATACGGGCTCGAAAATTTCTGCAGAAGCAAAGCATGCGATTGAAGTGGATGCGGGACCGGAAGCATTAACCGGATCCACTCGATTAAAAGCCGGAACTGCACAGAAAATGGTCCTCAACATGATTTCGACAGCAGCCATGATCAAACTGGGCAAGGCATATGGGAATCTGATGGTAGATGTGAATATCAGTAACTATAAGCTGGAGCAGCGAGCAATCGGAATCATCGAGAGTATCACAGGTGCCGATAGAGAAATGGCAGCAGCAACTTTGAAGAAAGCGAACAACGAAGTTAAGCCTTCCATTGTGATGATATCACTGGGCTGTGACTATGAAGAAGCGAAGAATCGATTAGAAGATGCCAATGGTTACGTTCGATTAGCCATTGAAAAATAG
- a CDS encoding competence protein ComK, which yields MKGLEVLITRRTVAICPAYDGMHASIIYDFSGRKTFSKKSVMEILDDSCMAYRSTYDGRIKAVRRATKYLRKTPLMICPQEFIYAIPTRAPTDYDCIWLFCQHIESTSTSEGKTYIKFTNGEQLEINCSEKVITKQRERAAATLNHFASFPSRRALRRTESELYLPGFHPGMLDSADITNDSHLDF from the coding sequence TTGAAAGGATTAGAAGTGCTGATTACTCGAAGGACTGTGGCGATTTGTCCTGCTTATGATGGGATGCATGCGTCAATTATTTATGACTTCTCGGGGAGAAAGACGTTCAGCAAAAAGTCAGTTATGGAGATTTTAGACGATTCCTGTATGGCTTACCGGTCTACATATGACGGCAGGATCAAAGCCGTCCGCCGTGCTACCAAGTATTTACGAAAGACACCTCTTATGATCTGCCCGCAGGAATTCATCTATGCGATACCCACAAGGGCTCCAACAGACTATGATTGCATCTGGTTATTCTGCCAGCATATCGAGTCAACTTCCACTTCAGAAGGAAAAACATACATCAAGTTTACGAATGGCGAGCAGTTGGAAATCAACTGTTCAGAAAAAGTGATCACCAAACAACGGGAACGGGCGGCTGCCACTTTGAATCACTTCGCAAGCTTCCCATCCCGCAGAGCTTTGAGAAGGACTGAAAGTGAACTATATCTTCCAGGATTTCATCCCGGTATGCTTGATTCCGCAGACATTACAAATGATTCACACCTCGATTTTTGA
- a CDS encoding DUF5658 family protein: MKKLFLGLAFLNLMDGIISFIGINGSFMVEANPLMNKMYTTSPILFLGIKLLLSLFLILIVVYDRIPRLKWVTSMAYIVSIIYLFVFCLHGIWIIQSVM, translated from the coding sequence ATGAAGAAACTTTTCCTTGGCTTGGCTTTCCTGAATCTGATGGATGGAATTATCTCCTTTATAGGAATTAATGGTTCCTTCATGGTAGAAGCCAACCCTCTTATGAATAAAATGTATACGACAAGTCCCATACTATTTTTAGGTATCAAACTATTGTTATCGCTCTTCTTGATCCTTATTGTAGTTTACGACCGGATCCCACGGCTAAAATGGGTAACTTCTATGGCATATATTGTTAGTATCATCTATCTCTTCGTATTTTGTCTCCACGGAATCTGGATCATCCAATCGGTTATGTGA
- a CDS encoding LPXTG cell wall anchor domain-containing protein yields MGNKRFTLLTISVVFLLGFFVFSMERVQADQGDMTNEVDIATSPTGILFQVDNMKPGDWTTKTIKVKNQGLKGFQYTMSSEVKSGSDKLYNALMMTLSDTKGVIYEGKVSEFKGFDARKLASSGEEDMTFKIEFPEHLGNEFQGLMTELKFTFQAEGIVGESLPVGGMTLPNTGTVIYKLLLIGGILFFSGVGVYVYQYRRRVNMVNG; encoded by the coding sequence ATGGGTAATAAGCGATTTACCTTACTAACAATTAGCGTGGTATTCCTGCTTGGGTTCTTCGTTTTTTCAATGGAAAGGGTTCAAGCCGATCAAGGGGATATGACAAATGAAGTGGATATTGCAACATCGCCAACAGGAATACTCTTTCAAGTGGATAACATGAAGCCTGGTGACTGGACAACGAAAACCATCAAGGTCAAGAATCAGGGATTAAAGGGTTTTCAATATACGATGTCATCGGAAGTGAAATCCGGCTCGGATAAATTATATAACGCACTAATGATGACGTTGTCCGATACTAAAGGGGTCATCTATGAAGGAAAGGTTTCAGAATTCAAAGGGTTTGATGCCCGTAAACTAGCTAGTTCAGGAGAAGAGGATATGACCTTTAAGATCGAGTTCCCTGAACATCTGGGGAATGAATTTCAAGGACTCATGACTGAACTGAAATTCACCTTTCAAGCGGAAGGTATAGTAGGCGAATCTCTTCCAGTTGGTGGAATGACACTTCCGAATACGGGAACGGTCATTTATAAACTACTATTGATAGGTGGAATATTATTTTTCAGCGGAGTTGGAGTTTATGTTTATCAATACCGAAGAAGAGTGAATATGGTGAATGGGTAG
- a CDS encoding signal peptidase I, whose product MKMKINFKKIKKWLSLSVTVTLYTVLILLVLVVVSSKASGGEPQIFGHEIKAVLSGSMEPGIKTGSIIAVKPGGDKTRFTEGDVITFKKEEGVLVTHRIVEVVKTNGGVMYKTKGDNNDAADMEPVLSENVVAEYTGTTIPYIGYLMNFANSKNGAFLFIIPGLLLLCYSGFVIGKALSQIEIKKPTEPIDKNVM is encoded by the coding sequence ATGAAAATGAAAATTAATTTCAAAAAGATAAAAAAATGGCTAAGTTTGAGTGTGACTGTGACTTTATATACCGTTTTAATCTTATTGGTATTAGTAGTGGTTTCTTCTAAAGCATCTGGAGGAGAACCTCAGATATTTGGGCATGAAATAAAAGCGGTTCTTTCCGGGTCCATGGAGCCTGGAATTAAGACCGGCTCTATTATAGCTGTCAAACCTGGCGGGGATAAGACTCGTTTTACTGAAGGAGATGTCATAACTTTTAAGAAAGAGGAAGGAGTTTTGGTAACACATAGAATTGTCGAAGTGGTAAAGACAAACGGTGGAGTCATGTACAAAACCAAAGGAGACAATAATGATGCAGCCGATATGGAACCTGTCTTATCTGAAAATGTCGTAGCGGAATACACGGGAACTACTATCCCTTACATTGGGTATTTGATGAATTTTGCCAATTCCAAAAACGGCGCATTCCTCTTCATCATCCCGGGACTATTACTCCTTTGCTATTCAGGCTTTGTCATCGGTAAAGCCCTTTCGCAGATTGAGATAAAAAAACCAACTGAGCCTATTGATAAAAATGTAATGTAA
- the tapA gene encoding amyloid fiber anchoring/assembly protein TapA, with translation MIPIRFKRQRKFRNNKNLKLVLELLGIIYLSLFTLSYLTSQTGAYFNDQEQATVVISSGKWLEEWDKSSLTFTNKQSTQKVEGCGKTEISSLLKNGSKNDMKGTSEYEVYFSQADNPKDGKKVAEGTIESIQSNQSTTLTYNTDISGNYKFRAFQRPGHGNKYDERHDLWSETITLTCKEIKPDKKELEKSIEQPKKTTEPEVKKEEPITPEKEQNTEPNDTPGESEQKIETKKEESDSKGEEVTKENNTMKDSNVDEEEEPKDKGQAESESSESNEGQVNENEN, from the coding sequence GTGATTCCCATTCGATTTAAGAGGCAGAGAAAATTTAGGAACAACAAGAATCTTAAGCTAGTGTTGGAACTCTTAGGCATCATCTACCTATCATTATTTACATTATCTTATTTGACCTCTCAAACGGGTGCTTACTTTAATGATCAAGAACAGGCAACTGTTGTCATCAGCAGTGGGAAGTGGTTGGAGGAGTGGGATAAAAGTTCTCTTACCTTTACGAATAAACAATCCACCCAGAAGGTAGAAGGTTGTGGAAAAACAGAAATCTCTTCCTTACTAAAAAATGGGTCAAAAAACGATATGAAAGGAACTTCTGAATATGAAGTTTATTTCAGTCAAGCAGATAATCCTAAAGATGGAAAAAAAGTAGCTGAAGGGACGATAGAATCAATTCAATCCAACCAATCAACTACATTGACATATAACACAGATATTTCAGGAAATTATAAATTCAGAGCTTTTCAACGTCCTGGGCATGGAAATAAGTATGATGAGCGCCATGATTTATGGAGTGAAACAATTACATTAACATGCAAAGAAATAAAACCAGACAAAAAAGAACTAGAGAAATCGATTGAACAACCAAAAAAGACTACTGAGCCTGAGGTTAAGAAAGAAGAGCCAATAACACCAGAAAAAGAACAAAATACAGAACCTAATGATACTCCTGGTGAAAGTGAACAAAAAATAGAAACGAAAAAGGAAGAGAGCGATAGTAAGGGTGAAGAAGTAACGAAAGAAAATAATACAATGAAAGATAGTAATGTAGACGAGGAAGAGGAACCAAAGGATAAAGGTCAAGCTGAGTCTGAAAGTTCAGAGTCGAATGAGGGGCAGGTCAATGAAAATGAAAATTAA
- a CDS encoding TasA family protein: protein MGIKQKLGLGVASAVLGVSLIGGGTYAYFSDTAVQTNTFASGTLDLSVDPTVNVQVANLKPGDWTDETFKLKNEGTLDIKKVKLHTAYTVTKNDGSSVANALANEYADALEVVFLTNTGEYILDGNGVIYKKSLLELRDMTPDELAKEWERLGFLNWALVDGIKAGTGPNSTDNFYVKFKFKDSGAPQNELQDLKLNLQWTFEGIQEDGEER from the coding sequence ATGGGGATTAAACAAAAGTTAGGTTTGGGTGTAGCTTCAGCGGTTTTAGGTGTATCACTGATTGGTGGGGGTACATATGCGTATTTTAGTGACACAGCCGTTCAAACGAATACCTTCGCATCAGGGACGTTAGATCTTAGCGTTGACCCTACGGTGAATGTACAGGTTGCAAACTTAAAACCAGGGGATTGGACAGATGAAACGTTTAAGTTGAAAAATGAAGGAACGTTGGATATTAAAAAAGTAAAACTTCATACAGCATATACGGTAACTAAAAATGATGGTTCTTCGGTAGCTAACGCTCTTGCAAATGAATATGCAGATGCGCTAGAAGTAGTTTTCTTAACAAACACCGGGGAATATATATTAGATGGAAATGGTGTCATTTATAAAAAATCTTTATTAGAACTACGTGATATGACCCCTGATGAACTGGCTAAAGAATGGGAAAGATTAGGGTTCTTAAATTGGGCATTAGTAGATGGAATCAAAGCCGGAACTGGGCCAAATTCAACAGATAATTTCTATGTTAAATTCAAATTCAAAGATTCTGGAGCACCTCAAAACGAACTTCAAGATTTAAAATTAAATCTTCAATGGACATTTGAAGGTATTCAAGAGGATGGCGAAGAACGCTAA